Proteins co-encoded in one Kutzneria chonburiensis genomic window:
- a CDS encoding tetratricopeptide repeat protein: MTEAELARAVALREAGALDEARELLLELSSVAPDDSQVAYQTAWVHDALGLEREAVPFYERALDGDGLSSVERRGAMLGLGSTYRTLGQYVEAVNVLTAGVLEFPTDRALAVFLAMARYNAGDAKEAVAGLLTLLVDTTSDQEIRRYERAITLYAEDLDRVWS; encoded by the coding sequence GTGACCGAAGCCGAGCTGGCCCGAGCCGTGGCGCTGCGGGAAGCAGGGGCCCTCGACGAGGCCCGCGAGCTGCTGCTGGAGCTGTCGTCGGTCGCCCCCGACGACAGCCAGGTCGCCTACCAGACCGCCTGGGTGCACGACGCCCTCGGCCTGGAACGCGAAGCCGTCCCGTTCTACGAACGGGCCCTCGACGGCGACGGCCTCTCCTCCGTCGAACGCCGCGGCGCCATGCTCGGGCTGGGCAGCACCTATCGGACGCTCGGCCAGTACGTCGAAGCCGTGAACGTGCTGACCGCGGGTGTGCTCGAGTTCCCGACCGACCGGGCGCTCGCGGTGTTCCTGGCCATGGCCCGGTACAACGCCGGCGACGCCAAGGAAGCCGTCGCCGGCCTGCTGACCTTGTTGGTGGACACCACGTCCGACCAGGAGATCCGGCGCTACGAACGGGCCATCACGTTGTACGCCGAGGACCTGGACCGAGTCTGGTCATGA
- a CDS encoding DUF6412 domain-containing protein: MHDLVTTFTTLMTAGPGLAGLILFAGILIAALAIHLRSTRHADHAIPRTVGLATREQARSRRVLRQLDPDAAGHTRSRAPSAA, encoded by the coding sequence GTGCACGATCTCGTCACCACGTTCACCACCCTGATGACCGCCGGACCCGGCCTGGCCGGCCTCATCCTCTTCGCCGGCATCCTCATCGCCGCACTGGCCATCCACCTGCGCTCCACCCGGCACGCCGACCACGCCATCCCCCGCACCGTCGGCCTCGCCACCCGCGAGCAGGCCCGCAGCCGCCGCGTCCTGCGCCAACTCGACCCCGACGCGGCCGGACACACCCGATCCCGAGCACCTTCAGCCGCCTGA
- a CDS encoding right-handed parallel beta-helix repeat-containing protein: MRHLGLAAAVLTAMSLAAPAAAAPDTAIYAAPDGFGRTCARYLPCTVQTAIDRLHHGSVLYLRGGTYRLTDTIQLNQSDVSIRAYPGEKPVLTGAKRITGFTPHDPAKNIYVARVPRGTDTRQLFVDGIRAERARTALNPATFIATPTGFTTPDPSFANVTNQGDAEVVQENKWKHMRCPLSAITATGAGSNLVVQPDCWQDNNTAVINSQFPFNGNGLPKLDGISWLENAYQFLAKPGQWYLDREASQLYYIPLPGQDIARADVELPLLDTLIEASGTPGHIAPVDDTAGTYTGTWTNSTGRQLGDFQDGVHATQAVGASVSYTFTGTGLDVLSETATDGGQFTVTVDGKRDPATYSEHGDVRLAQQVVYSTQNLRSGRHTVTLTNAGPNLLIDAFTVTPHQVRPVHDVTITGLTFTGTTWTLPSHVGYIDNQAGVQWAVKAPHAPLRPPAALEIHRGNNITVSGNTFDHLGDVGIAFTDGTQNSAITRNTITDTSAGGVAVGEVDDYYLTDPARMTLNTTIADNTITNVGQDYHDAVGVWVGHGRRTVIEHNEIAHTPYSGISLGWGWGWASPCELQAKQGLAVCRRGTIYSGDNHILGNNIHDVMRTLLDGGPIYTLGGQDIKAESTVVGNWVHDAPNNNNMLYHDEGSSYWDTHDNVVSNRTGRWVGMWTPTIHDITIHDNFTDNTVVKNLGTNVIISNTTVVTNNNWPAAAQAIMAAAGPRP, translated from the coding sequence ATGAGGCACTTAGGGCTGGCCGCAGCTGTTCTCACCGCCATGAGCCTGGCCGCGCCGGCGGCGGCCGCACCCGACACGGCGATCTACGCCGCGCCCGACGGCTTCGGCCGAACCTGTGCGCGCTACCTGCCGTGCACAGTCCAGACGGCCATCGACCGCCTGCACCACGGCTCCGTCCTCTACCTGCGCGGCGGCACCTATCGGCTGACCGACACGATCCAACTCAACCAGAGCGACGTGTCCATCCGGGCCTATCCGGGCGAAAAGCCGGTGCTGACCGGCGCGAAGCGGATCACCGGCTTCACGCCGCACGACCCGGCCAAGAACATCTACGTCGCCCGGGTGCCGCGCGGCACCGACACCCGCCAGCTGTTCGTCGACGGCATCAGGGCGGAACGCGCCCGCACCGCACTGAACCCGGCCACCTTCATCGCCACGCCGACCGGCTTCACCACACCGGATCCGAGCTTCGCCAACGTGACCAACCAGGGTGACGCGGAGGTGGTGCAGGAGAACAAGTGGAAGCACATGCGCTGTCCGCTCTCCGCGATCACGGCCACCGGCGCCGGGTCGAACCTGGTCGTGCAGCCGGACTGCTGGCAGGACAACAACACCGCGGTGATCAACAGCCAGTTCCCGTTCAACGGCAACGGACTGCCCAAGTTGGACGGCATCAGCTGGCTGGAGAACGCCTACCAGTTCCTGGCCAAGCCGGGCCAGTGGTACCTGGACCGCGAGGCCTCGCAGCTCTACTACATCCCGTTGCCCGGGCAGGACATCGCCCGGGCCGACGTCGAACTTCCGTTGCTGGACACGCTGATCGAGGCCAGCGGCACGCCCGGCCACATCGCACCGGTCGACGACACCGCCGGCACGTACACCGGCACATGGACGAACTCCACCGGTCGCCAGCTCGGCGACTTCCAGGACGGCGTACACGCCACCCAAGCCGTCGGCGCATCGGTCAGCTACACCTTCACCGGCACCGGCCTGGACGTGCTCAGCGAAACCGCCACCGACGGCGGCCAGTTTACCGTCACCGTGGACGGAAAGCGTGACCCGGCAACGTATTCCGAACACGGCGACGTCCGCCTGGCCCAGCAGGTCGTGTACTCGACCCAGAACCTTCGTTCCGGCCGCCATACCGTCACGCTGACCAACGCCGGCCCGAACCTCCTGATCGACGCGTTCACCGTTACGCCACACCAGGTCCGGCCCGTTCACGACGTAACGATCACCGGACTGACCTTCACCGGCACCACCTGGACGCTGCCGTCGCACGTCGGCTACATCGACAACCAGGCCGGCGTGCAGTGGGCCGTCAAGGCGCCGCACGCGCCGCTGCGCCCACCGGCCGCGCTGGAAATCCACCGTGGCAACAACATCACCGTCAGCGGCAACACCTTTGACCACCTCGGCGATGTCGGTATCGCGTTCACCGACGGCACACAGAACTCCGCCATCACCCGCAACACGATCACCGACACCAGCGCCGGGGGAGTGGCCGTCGGCGAAGTCGACGACTACTACCTCACCGACCCGGCCCGCATGACCCTCAACACCACGATCGCCGACAACACCATCACCAACGTGGGCCAGGACTATCACGACGCCGTCGGCGTCTGGGTCGGACACGGCCGGCGCACGGTCATCGAGCACAACGAGATCGCCCACACGCCGTACTCCGGCATCTCACTCGGCTGGGGATGGGGCTGGGCGTCGCCGTGCGAACTCCAGGCCAAGCAGGGGCTCGCCGTCTGCCGGCGCGGCACCATCTACTCCGGCGACAACCACATCCTCGGCAACAACATCCACGACGTCATGCGCACCCTGCTCGACGGCGGCCCCATCTACACGCTCGGCGGCCAGGACATCAAGGCGGAGAGCACGGTCGTCGGCAACTGGGTGCACGATGCCCCGAACAACAACAACATGCTCTACCACGACGAGGGCAGCTCCTACTGGGACACCCACGACAACGTGGTGAGCAACCGGACCGGCCGCTGGGTCGGCATGTGGACGCCGACCATCCACGACATCACCATCCACGACAACTTCACCGACAACACCGTCGTGAAGAACCTCGGCACCAACGTGATCATCAGCAACACCACCGTGGTCACGAACAACAACTGGCCCGCCGCGGCGCAGGCGATCATGGCGGCCGCGGGACCACGGCCGTAG
- a CDS encoding AAA family ATPase, with protein MTTESSIQHKTEDPTTLRGKGQVIAVCGSPGAGKTTVGRAIASHLGVLLLTRDEITTGLRRSAGGSHREQAEAIMIDLAQRLAGVRFVLETSLVPKELAHMVGLWVHVVARPEVIDARLHARPDQRLADQFRRGEMPAAIFAPPAGVDVIEIDTSDTEAPDLEPVMTRLGPGPRRTT; from the coding sequence GTGACGACTGAAAGCAGTATCCAACACAAGACAGAAGACCCAACAACGCTCAGAGGGAAGGGCCAGGTCATCGCCGTCTGCGGCTCTCCAGGAGCCGGCAAGACCACCGTCGGCCGGGCCATCGCCAGTCACCTCGGCGTGCTCCTGCTGACCCGTGACGAGATCACGACCGGCCTCCGGCGGTCCGCCGGCGGCTCCCACCGCGAGCAGGCCGAGGCGATCATGATCGACCTTGCCCAGCGACTCGCCGGCGTGCGCTTCGTTCTCGAGACGTCCTTGGTGCCCAAGGAACTCGCGCACATGGTTGGCCTGTGGGTGCACGTCGTCGCCCGCCCCGAGGTGATCGACGCGCGCCTGCACGCCCGTCCGGACCAGCGGCTGGCGGATCAGTTCCGGCGGGGCGAGATGCCGGCGGCGATCTTCGCCCCGCCGGCCGGGGTCGACGTGATCGAGATCGACACCTCCGACACCGAGGCCCCGGACCTCGAGCCGGTCATGACCAGACTCGGTCCAGGTCCTCGGCGTACAACGTGA
- a CDS encoding alpha/beta hydrolase family protein yields MTTTAPVLSYSPLTLAMPGRPVDLQVRVSSPATGTDLPVIVFSHGHGATNNLSSLNGYAPIVSLWAAAGFVVVQPTHLDSATLRDQLTDVPGAPLFADERPTDLIHIIDRLDEIERAVPLLQGRIDHDKIAVAGHSYGAWAASILLGANGDLLDPRVKAGVLLGAPGRGGDVLNGPMAEAVPFMRVIDYSTMTTPALIVYGDRDDSQHFTDLGPDWHADPYHLSPAPKAMLTVVDSGHILGGISGYDSTESAMLDDENPAQVEAIGRLTAAYLHAQFDKQPWPAAPDPIGRVITKS; encoded by the coding sequence ATGACCACTACCGCACCCGTCCTGTCGTACAGCCCGCTGACCCTGGCCATGCCCGGACGGCCCGTGGACCTCCAGGTCCGCGTCTCCTCCCCCGCCACCGGCACCGACCTGCCGGTGATCGTCTTCTCGCACGGCCACGGCGCCACCAACAACCTGTCCTCGCTGAACGGGTACGCCCCCATCGTCAGCCTCTGGGCGGCGGCCGGGTTCGTCGTCGTCCAGCCCACCCATCTCGACTCGGCGACCCTCCGGGACCAGCTCACCGACGTCCCCGGAGCCCCGCTGTTCGCCGACGAGCGCCCCACGGACCTGATCCACATCATCGACCGGCTCGACGAGATCGAACGCGCCGTGCCACTGCTCCAGGGCCGCATCGACCACGACAAGATCGCCGTCGCCGGCCACTCCTACGGCGCTTGGGCGGCCAGCATTCTGTTGGGGGCCAACGGCGACCTGCTCGACCCGCGCGTCAAGGCCGGCGTGCTGCTGGGCGCGCCGGGGCGCGGCGGCGACGTCCTCAACGGGCCGATGGCCGAGGCCGTGCCGTTCATGCGCGTCATCGACTACTCGACGATGACCACGCCCGCCCTGATCGTCTACGGCGACCGTGACGACTCGCAGCACTTCACCGACCTCGGCCCCGACTGGCACGCCGACCCGTACCACCTCTCCCCCGCCCCCAAGGCCATGCTCACCGTGGTCGACTCCGGCCACATCCTCGGCGGTATCTCCGGCTACGACTCGACCGAGAGCGCGATGCTCGACGACGAGAACCCGGCCCAGGTCGAGGCCATCGGCCGACTCACCGCCGCCTACCTGCACGCCCAGTTCGACAAGCAGCCGTGGCCGGCGGCGCCCGACCCGATCGGCCGGGTGATCACCAAGTCCTGA
- a CDS encoding YidC/Oxa1 family membrane protein insertase, which yields MFAFLDPFITAAYHLVSFLAPLTGTAGAIVVFVMIIRLCLHPLARIQVRGEKTRAEIMPKLKDIQDKHRDNLDRLNQELAAFYGGEGKGMFAGCLPMLIQLPIFSVMYRLFLSPTVAGQPNLLLTHTLLGTPLSTVFLTSPSIAAVCLFLLMAAVATWSALRMTGGPKLLRAAPYASVVFAMFVPLAAGIYLLTTTAWTAFERALLMRREKVSG from the coding sequence GTGTTCGCGTTCCTCGATCCGTTCATCACGGCCGCCTACCACCTGGTCTCGTTCCTCGCCCCGCTCACCGGCACCGCCGGCGCCATCGTCGTCTTCGTCATGATCATCCGGCTCTGCCTGCACCCACTGGCCCGCATCCAGGTCCGCGGCGAGAAGACGCGCGCCGAGATCATGCCCAAGCTCAAGGACATCCAGGACAAGCACCGCGACAACCTCGACCGCCTCAACCAGGAACTCGCCGCCTTCTACGGCGGCGAAGGCAAGGGCATGTTCGCCGGCTGCCTGCCCATGCTCATCCAGCTGCCCATCTTCTCCGTGATGTACCGGCTGTTCCTCTCACCGACCGTCGCCGGCCAGCCCAACCTCCTGCTCACCCACACCCTGCTCGGCACACCGCTCAGCACGGTGTTCCTCACCTCCCCCAGCATCGCCGCGGTCTGCCTCTTCCTGCTCATGGCGGCCGTCGCCACATGGTCGGCCCTGCGGATGACCGGCGGACCCAAGCTGCTGCGGGCCGCGCCGTACGCGTCGGTCGTCTTCGCCATGTTCGTGCCGCTCGCCGCCGGCATCTACCTGCTCACCACGACCGCCTGGACCGCATTCGAACGCGCGCTGCTCATGCGGCGTGAGAAAGTCAGCGGGTGA
- a CDS encoding TIM-barrel domain-containing protein — protein sequence MAGNCSYGAVCEAETGTFGGSAATATDHNDYSGAGFVAGLSTGASDKIHVTGVPAAGTYSLQLRYSNAQPAARPITVQGSSVSLPTTSSWDAWRTIATPVTLAAGANDVTIGCPDAASCELNIDTVAVTDSGTQMLAPHAPLGGYRRGLDGVSGYAVTTPGLLYQDGWSLLDDTTSALYTNGVVSQRPAHAGLPYQDGYVFGYGHDYQRGLSDLAKLTGPSKLLPRWAYGVWYSEYYDRTAAQYENDILPRFRADAVPLDVLVTDTDFKSPSTWDGWEMDPAKFPDPKAFFDWSAAQGLHNTLNIHPSIVPNDPQYAQAQATAHNGLTKQGDNYIFDWGKADQLKAYFDLHQTMEKQGADFWWLDWCCEGSYSSLPGVTPDAWINQQYAADSNKQIGRGFAFSRAYGSLQAGGYSGQAGLPTGPWADKRSTVHFTGDTTSNWSVLKWEVGYTPGESASTGLSAVSHDIGGFNNDGTQAAGAEPGSTREADDLYARWVQLGTFQPIDRLHGNHSDRLPWQYGTDAKNSAEKFLNLRENLVPYTYTLAQQASVTGIPVVRPLYLQYPDSQDAYAQDGAEYLYGPDVLVAPVTTPGSTATTSVWFPPGNSWTDYFTGKTYAGGSTQNVTTDLGTMPVFIRSGGIVTTRTANVNNDVQNALTQATVTVAAGANGQTALYEDNGTDASHSAATTIRYAGQQLTIEPAASPQAGRQWTVVFANANAPSSVTVNALAVSTWTYDSAKRTITVTTPRQPTSQGLVVAYR from the coding sequence GTGGCCGGCAACTGCTCGTACGGCGCGGTCTGCGAAGCCGAGACCGGCACGTTCGGAGGCTCCGCCGCGACGGCCACCGACCACAACGACTACTCCGGCGCGGGCTTCGTCGCCGGCCTGAGCACCGGCGCGAGTGACAAGATCCACGTCACGGGCGTGCCGGCCGCCGGCACGTATTCCTTGCAGCTGCGGTATTCCAACGCCCAGCCGGCCGCGCGGCCGATCACCGTGCAGGGCAGTTCGGTGTCGTTGCCGACAACGAGCAGCTGGGACGCCTGGCGGACGATCGCCACGCCGGTGACGCTGGCCGCCGGGGCCAACGACGTGACCATCGGCTGTCCCGATGCCGCCAGTTGTGAGCTGAACATCGACACCGTTGCCGTTACGGACAGCGGAACGCAGATGTTGGCGCCGCACGCTCCCCTCGGCGGCTACCGGCGCGGCCTCGACGGCGTGAGCGGCTACGCCGTGACCACGCCGGGCCTGCTGTATCAGGACGGCTGGAGCCTGCTCGACGACACGACCTCGGCGCTCTACACCAATGGCGTTGTCTCCCAACGGCCCGCCCACGCCGGTCTCCCCTACCAGGACGGTTACGTCTTCGGCTACGGGCACGACTACCAGCGCGGACTGTCCGACCTGGCCAAGCTCACCGGCCCGTCCAAGCTGCTCCCCCGCTGGGCCTACGGCGTCTGGTACTCCGAGTACTACGACCGCACCGCCGCCCAGTACGAGAACGACATCCTGCCCAGGTTCCGGGCCGACGCCGTGCCGCTGGACGTGCTGGTCACCGACACCGACTTCAAGTCACCGTCCACATGGGACGGCTGGGAGATGGATCCGGCGAAGTTCCCCGACCCCAAGGCATTCTTCGACTGGTCGGCGGCGCAGGGCCTGCACAACACGTTGAACATCCACCCGAGCATCGTGCCCAACGACCCGCAGTACGCCCAGGCGCAGGCGACCGCCCACAACGGACTGACCAAGCAGGGCGACAACTACATCTTCGACTGGGGCAAGGCAGATCAGCTCAAGGCGTACTTCGACCTGCACCAGACCATGGAGAAGCAGGGCGCGGACTTCTGGTGGCTGGACTGGTGCTGCGAGGGCTCGTACTCCTCGCTGCCCGGCGTCACCCCGGACGCGTGGATCAACCAGCAGTACGCCGCCGACTCCAACAAGCAGATCGGTCGCGGATTCGCCTTCTCCCGGGCGTACGGATCGTTGCAGGCCGGCGGGTACAGCGGGCAGGCCGGATTGCCGACCGGGCCGTGGGCCGACAAGCGCAGCACCGTGCACTTCACCGGCGACACCACGTCCAACTGGTCCGTGCTGAAGTGGGAAGTCGGTTACACACCAGGGGAATCGGCGTCGACCGGGCTGTCAGCGGTGAGCCACGACATCGGCGGCTTCAACAACGACGGCACTCAGGCCGCCGGGGCCGAGCCGGGGAGCACGCGCGAGGCCGACGACCTGTACGCCCGGTGGGTGCAGCTCGGCACGTTCCAGCCGATCGATCGCCTGCACGGCAACCACAGCGACCGGCTGCCCTGGCAGTACGGCACCGACGCGAAGAACTCCGCCGAGAAGTTCCTGAACCTACGGGAAAACCTCGTGCCGTACACGTACACGTTGGCGCAGCAGGCTTCCGTGACCGGCATCCCGGTCGTGCGGCCGCTGTACCTCCAGTACCCGGACTCACAGGACGCGTACGCGCAGGACGGGGCCGAGTACCTGTACGGGCCGGACGTGCTGGTCGCGCCGGTGACGACGCCGGGCAGCACGGCCACGACGTCGGTGTGGTTCCCGCCCGGCAACAGCTGGACGGACTACTTCACCGGCAAGACCTACGCCGGCGGCTCGACGCAGAACGTGACGACCGACCTCGGCACCATGCCGGTGTTCATCCGATCCGGCGGCATCGTGACCACCCGTACAGCCAACGTGAACAACGATGTGCAGAACGCCTTGACGCAGGCGACGGTCACGGTGGCCGCCGGGGCCAATGGGCAGACCGCGCTGTATGAGGACAACGGCACTGACGCGTCGCACAGCGCCGCCACGACGATCCGCTACGCGGGCCAGCAGCTGACCATCGAACCGGCGGCCAGCCCTCAGGCGGGACGGCAGTGGACGGTCGTGTTCGCCAACGCCAACGCGCCGAGCAGTGTCACGGTGAACGCCCTGGCCGTCAGCACGTGGACGTACGACAGCGCGAAGCGGACGATCACCGTGACGACGCCGAGGCAGCCGACCAGCCAGGGGCTGGTGGTCGCCTACCGTTAG
- a CDS encoding TetR/AcrR family transcriptional regulator, with product MVEARARRADAVRNQQALLSAAAEVFVTSGVDAPIREIAAKAGVGMGTIYRHFPTRADLITAVYQHQIEACAEAGPALLAASSSPFEALSRWIDLFVNFLVTKHGLADALQSDSSRFAALHTYFLERLEPVCAALITAAVESGDIRPGYQPYELMRGIGNLCVGRDGDPRYDPRRLVEVLLNGLRP from the coding sequence ATGGTGGAAGCTCGCGCCAGGCGGGCCGACGCGGTGCGCAACCAGCAGGCGCTGCTCAGCGCCGCCGCCGAGGTCTTCGTGACCTCAGGCGTCGACGCGCCGATCCGCGAGATCGCGGCCAAGGCCGGCGTCGGCATGGGGACGATCTACCGGCACTTTCCGACCCGAGCCGACCTGATCACCGCCGTCTACCAGCACCAGATCGAGGCCTGCGCCGAGGCCGGGCCGGCCCTGCTGGCCGCGAGCTCCTCGCCGTTCGAGGCGCTGAGCCGGTGGATCGACCTGTTCGTGAACTTCCTGGTCACCAAGCACGGCCTGGCCGACGCCCTCCAGTCCGACAGCAGCCGCTTCGCCGCGCTGCACACGTACTTCCTGGAACGCCTGGAGCCTGTCTGTGCCGCGCTGATCACCGCCGCGGTCGAGTCCGGCGACATCCGGCCCGGCTACCAGCCCTACGAGCTGATGCGGGGCATCGGCAACCTGTGTGTCGGACGAGACGGAGACCCCCGCTATGACCCCCGCCGACTCGTCGAGGTCCTCCTCAACGGTCTTCGTCCCTAG
- a CDS encoding maleylpyruvate isomerase N-terminal domain-containing protein, protein MEETFTFADLLRLIDERSNAFVAAVAAAPSLDVPVPTCPEWTLFDLVQHLGVGRRAWAATIAAGPADAKAAPDEATAPPDREALLAWMAASTKQLVDALTAAGPDRGCWTWWGDSQSPETSGAAARHQLQEIAMHTYDAQLAAGLPAALVDEIAYDGVDEFLFTCNATKSPWPHEPAVMNYHVTDGRSWRLEFNSDGLQVTRITAPDTDADLSVTASAADLELSMYGRIPVDQLKLDGDRRVLDQLVEWEP, encoded by the coding sequence GTGGAAGAGACCTTTACGTTCGCCGACCTGCTGCGGCTGATCGACGAACGGTCGAACGCGTTCGTGGCCGCGGTCGCCGCCGCGCCCAGCCTCGACGTGCCGGTGCCGACCTGCCCCGAGTGGACGTTGTTCGACCTCGTGCAACACCTTGGTGTCGGTCGTCGGGCCTGGGCCGCGACCATCGCCGCCGGGCCGGCCGACGCCAAGGCCGCGCCCGACGAAGCGACCGCGCCGCCGGACCGTGAGGCCCTGCTGGCGTGGATGGCCGCGTCAACGAAGCAGCTGGTGGACGCACTGACAGCGGCCGGTCCGGACCGCGGCTGCTGGACGTGGTGGGGCGACTCGCAGTCGCCGGAGACGTCCGGCGCCGCGGCCCGGCACCAGCTCCAGGAGATCGCGATGCACACCTACGACGCCCAGCTGGCCGCGGGCCTGCCGGCGGCGCTGGTGGACGAGATCGCGTACGACGGCGTGGACGAGTTCCTGTTCACCTGCAACGCCACGAAGTCGCCCTGGCCGCACGAGCCGGCCGTGATGAACTACCACGTCACCGACGGCCGCTCGTGGCGGCTCGAGTTCAACTCCGACGGCCTCCAGGTCACCCGCATCACCGCCCCCGACACCGACGCCGACCTGTCGGTCACCGCCAGCGCCGCCGACCTCGAGCTGTCCATGTACGGGCGGATCCCGGTGGACCAGCTCAAGCTCGACGGCGACCGGCGAGTGCTCGACCAGCTCGTCGAGTGGGAGCCCTAA
- a CDS encoding M20/M25/M40 family metallo-hydrolase: MSENGLRLAEREAVELASELIQIDTTNTGDPATLVGERAAAEYVAGKLAEVGYETTYVESGDQGPGRGNVVARLAGADPSRGALLVHGHLDVVPAEASDWSVHPFSGAVQDGYVWGRGAVDMKDMVAMSLAVARRLKRDGITPRRDIVFAFLADEEAGGQQGASWLVDHRPELFEGCTEAISEVGGYSITLKDGVRAYLIETAEKGIAWLKLRVRGRAGHGSMVSEDNAVTKLAEAVARLGRHRFPVVLTDSVREFLAGVTELTGLDFPDDDLDGAIAKLGGISRLIGATLRDTANPTMLAAGYKANVIPAIAEATVDCRILPGREAAFERELAEILGPDVEREWLSLPPVETTFDGALVDQMHRSILAEDPAAKLLPYMLSGGTDAKSFQRLGIRNFGFAPLKLPADLDFTALFHGVDERVPVEALEFGTRVLDRFIQEA, encoded by the coding sequence GTGAGCGAGAACGGGCTGCGGCTGGCCGAGCGGGAAGCGGTCGAGCTGGCGAGTGAGCTGATCCAGATCGACACCACCAACACCGGGGATCCCGCGACGCTGGTGGGGGAGCGGGCGGCCGCCGAGTACGTGGCGGGCAAGCTCGCCGAGGTCGGCTACGAGACGACGTACGTGGAGTCCGGGGATCAGGGCCCGGGCCGTGGCAACGTCGTCGCCCGCCTGGCCGGCGCCGACCCGAGCCGCGGCGCGCTGCTGGTGCACGGCCACCTGGACGTGGTGCCGGCTGAGGCGTCCGACTGGTCGGTGCACCCGTTCTCCGGCGCGGTACAGGACGGCTACGTCTGGGGCCGCGGCGCCGTGGACATGAAGGACATGGTGGCGATGAGCCTGGCGGTGGCCCGCCGGCTCAAGCGGGACGGCATCACGCCGCGCCGTGACATCGTGTTCGCCTTCCTGGCCGACGAGGAGGCCGGCGGCCAGCAGGGCGCGAGCTGGCTGGTCGACCACCGGCCGGAGCTGTTCGAGGGCTGCACCGAGGCGATCAGCGAGGTCGGCGGCTACTCGATCACGCTCAAGGACGGCGTCCGCGCCTACCTGATCGAAACGGCCGAGAAGGGCATCGCCTGGCTGAAGCTGCGGGTGCGCGGCCGCGCCGGGCACGGCTCGATGGTCAGCGAGGACAACGCGGTGACCAAGCTGGCCGAGGCCGTGGCCCGGCTGGGCCGGCACCGGTTCCCGGTGGTGCTGACCGACTCGGTGCGGGAGTTCCTGGCCGGCGTCACCGAGCTGACCGGCCTCGACTTCCCCGATGACGACCTGGACGGCGCGATCGCCAAGCTGGGCGGCATCTCCCGGCTGATCGGCGCGACGCTGCGGGACACCGCCAACCCGACCATGCTGGCCGCCGGCTACAAGGCCAACGTGATCCCGGCGATCGCCGAGGCCACCGTGGACTGCCGCATCCTGCCCGGCCGTGAGGCGGCGTTCGAGCGGGAGCTGGCCGAGATCCTCGGGCCGGACGTGGAGCGGGAGTGGCTGAGCCTGCCCCCGGTGGAGACGACCTTCGACGGCGCGCTGGTCGACCAGATGCACCGGTCGATCCTGGCCGAGGACCCGGCGGCCAAGCTGCTGCCGTACATGCTGTCCGGCGGCACCGACGCCAAGTCGTTCCAGCGGCTGGGCATCCGCAACTTCGGTTTCGCGCCGCTCAAGCTGCCGGCCGACCTGGACTTCACCGCGCTGTTCCACGGCGTCGACGAGCGGGTCCCGGTCGAGGCCCTCGAGTTCGGCACGCGCGTCCTCGACCGCTTCATCCAAGAGGCGTAA